From the genome of Pelobates fuscus isolate aPelFus1 chromosome 6, aPelFus1.pri, whole genome shotgun sequence, one region includes:
- the LOC134615426 gene encoding histone H4, producing MSGRGKGGKGLGKGGAKRHRKVLRDNIQGITKPAIRRLARRGGVKRISGLIYEETRGVLKVFLENVIRDAVTYTEHAKRKTVTAMDVVYALKRQGRTLYGFGG from the coding sequence ATGTCTGGTCGCGGTAAAGGAGGGAAAGGGCTCGGTAAAGGTGGTGCCAAGCGGCACAGGAAGGTGCTCCGTGATAACATCCAGGGGATCACTAAACCGGCTATCCGCCGTTTGGCTCGCAGAGGAGGTGTCAAGCGAATCTCCGGCCTCATTTACGAGGAGACTCGAGGAGTGCTGAAAGTCTTCCTGGAGAACGTTATCCGCGATGCCGTCACATACACCGAGCACGCCAAGAGGAAGACGGTCACCGCCATGGACGTGGTGTACGCGCTGAAACGCCAGGGCCGCACTCTCTACGGTTTCGGAGGTTAA
- the LOC134615424 gene encoding histone H2A type 2-B: protein MSGRGKQGGKVRAKAKTRSSRAGLQFPVGRVHRLLRKGNYAERVGAGAPVYLAAVLEYLTAEILELAGNAARDNKKTRIIPRHLQLAVRNDEELNKLLGGVTIAQGGVLPNIQAVLLPKKTDSHKPAKSK, encoded by the coding sequence ATGTCAGGAAGAGGCAAACAGGGCGGCAAAGTCAGGGCTAAAGCCAAGACCCGATCATCCAGAGCAGGTCTGCAGTTCCCAGTCGGCCGTGTCCACAGGCTGCTCAGAAAGGGCAATTATGCCGAGCGGGTTGGAGCCGGAGCTCCGGtctatctggctgcagtgctggagtatCTGACCGCCGAGATCCTGGAACTGGCTGGGAATGCAGCCCGAGACAACAAGAAGACCCGCATCATCCCCCGCCATCTGCAGCTCGCTGTGCGCAACGACGAGGAGCTCAACAAATTGCTCGGAGGGGTCACCATAGCCCAGGGTGGGGTATTGCCCAATATCCAGGCTGTTTTACTGCCCAAGAAAACCGACAGCCACAAGCCAGCCAAGAGCAAGTAA
- the LOC134615425 gene encoding histone H2B 1.1, which yields MPEPAKSAPAPKKGSKKAVTKTQKKDGKKRRKSRKESYAIYVYKVLKQVHPDTGISSKAMGIMNSFVNDIFERIAGEASRLAHYNKRSTITSREIQTAVRLLLPGELAKHAVSEGTKAVTKYTSAK from the coding sequence ATGCCTGAACCAGCCAAGTCCGCTCCCGCACCCAAGAAGGGCTCTAAAAAAGCCGTGACCAAGACCCAGAAGAAGGATGGGAAGAAGCGcagaaagagcaggaaggagagctatgccatctacgtgtacaaggtgctgaaACAGGTCCACCCCGACACCGGTATCTCCTCCAAGGCCATGGGGATCATGAactcctttgtcaatgatatcttCGAGCGCATCGCAGGGGAAGCCTCCCGTCTGGCTCACTATAACAAgcgctccaccatcacctcccgggAGATCCAGACCGCTGTACGGCTCTTACTGCCCGGAGAGCTGGCCAAACACGCCGTGTCTGAGGGCACCAAGGCAGTGACCaagtacaccagcgccaagtaa
- the LOC134566076 gene encoding uncharacterized protein LOC134566076 yields the protein MARTKQTARKSTGGKAPRKQLATKAARKSAPATGGVKKPHRYRPGTVALREIRRYQKSTELLIRKLPFQRLVREIAQDFKTDLRFQSSAVMALQEASEAYLVGLFEDTNLCAIHAKRVTIMPKDIQLARRIRGERMAYLLQFDTMLLCAIPATDKVHPDTGISSKAMGIMNSFVNDIFERIAGEASRLAHYNKRSTITSREIQTAVRLLLPGELAKHAVSEGTKAVTKYTSAKMARTKQTARKSTGGKAPRKQLATKAARKSAPATGGVKKPHRYRPGTVALREIRRYQKSTELLIRKLPFQRLVREIAQDFKTDLRFQSSAVMALQEASEAYLVGLFEDTNLCAIHAKRVTIMPKDIQLARRIRGERA from the exons ATGGCCCGTACTAAGCAGACAGCCCGTAAATCCACCGGAGGGAAGGCTCCCAGGAAGCAGCTGGCCACCAAGGCTGCCAGGAAAAGCGCTCCCGCTACCGGTGGTGTCAAGAAACCTCACCGTTACCGCCCTGGCACGGTAGCTCTTCGGGAAATCCGTCGCTATCAGAAATCCACTGAGCTGCTGATCCGCAAACTGCCCTTCCAGCGCCTGGTCCGTGAGATCGCCCAGGACTTCAAAACCGACCTGCGCTTCCAGAGCTCTGCTGTCATGGCCTTGCAAGAggctagcgaggcttacctggttgGCCTCTTCGAGGATACCAACCTGTGTGCCATCCACGCCAAGAGAGTGACCATCATGCCCAAAGACATCCAGCTGGCTCGCAGGATTAGAGGAGAGC GTATGGCATACTTGTTACAATTtgatactatgttactgtgtgccATTCCAGCCACTGATAAG GTCCACCCCGACACCGGTATCTCCTCCAAGGCCATGGGGATCATGAactcctttgtcaatgatatcttCGAGCGCATCGCAGGGGAAGCCTCCCGTCTGGCTCACTATAACAAgcgctccaccatcacctcccgggAGATCCAGACCGCTGTACGGCTCTTACTGCCCGGAGAGCTGGCCAAACACGCCGTGTCTGAGGGCACCAAGGCAGTGACCaagtacaccagcgccaa AATGGCCCGTACTAAGCAGACAGCCCGTAAATCCACCGGAGGGAAGGCTCCCAGGAAGCAGCTGGCCACCAAGGCTGCCAGGAAAAGCGCTCCCGCTACCGGTGGTGTCAAGAAACCTCACCGTTACCGCCCTGGCACGGTAGCTCTTCGGGAAATCCGTCGCTATCAGAAATCCACTGAGCTGCTGATCCGCAAACTGCCCTTCCAGCGCCTGGTCCGTGAGATCGCCCAGGACTTCAAAACCGACCTGCGCTTCCAGAGCTCTGCTGTCATGGCCTTGCAAGAggctagcgaggcttacctggttgGCCTCTTCGAGGATACCAACCTGTGTGCCATCCACGCCAAGAGAGTGACCATCATGCCCAAAGACATCCAGCTGGCTCGCAGGATTAGAGGAGAGCGCGCTTAA